The Hordeum vulgare subsp. vulgare chromosome 7H, MorexV3_pseudomolecules_assembly, whole genome shotgun sequence DNA window AATGATGTGGTGATGAATGCGCTCGTTGATATGTATGCAAAGTGCAAGGCACTGTCAGAGGCCAACGGCATATTCGGAAGAATATCGAACAaggatgttgtcacatggaattcACTTATCGCTGGCTATGTTGAGAATGACATGGGCAATGAAGCTCTGATGCTATTTAGTCAGATGAGGGTGCAGGGTTCTTCGCCTGATGCCATCTCCATAGTGAACGCCTTGTCAGCCTGTGTTTGTTTGGGTGATCTACTTATCGGTAAATGTTTCCATACTTATGCTGTCAAACGCGCATTTCTGTCCAACGTTTACGTCAACACTGCTCTGCTGAACCTGTACAACAAGTGTGCCGATCTCCCATCTGCACAGAGGGTGTTCAGTGAGATGAGTGAACGCAATTCTGTGACTTGGGGTGCTATGATTGGAGGCTACGGTATGCAGGGCGATTCTGCTGGCTCGATCGACCTTCTTAACAAAATGCTGAAGGACAATATCCAACCAAATGAAGTAGTGTTCACAAGTATCCTTTCCACTTGCAGCCACACCGGGATGGTTTCTGTAGGAAAGATGTGTTTCGATAGCATGGCACAGTATTTCAACATCACTCCTTCTATGAAGCATTATGCATGTATGGTTGATGTGCTGGCCCGTGCCGGAAACCTGGAGGAGGCACTGGAGTTCATACAGAAGATGCCAATGCCGGCAGACATTAGTATCTGGGGAGCTTTTCTCCATGGGTGCAAGCTCCATTCCAGGCTAGAATTTGGAGAAGAAGCTATCAATAGGATGATGGTTCTTCATCCTGACAAGCCAGATTTTTATGTGCTCATGTCCAACTTGTATACCTCATACGGGAGGTGGGATAAGTCTCTTGCTATCAGGAGATTGATGCAGGAAAGAGGACTAGTCAAGCTACCTGGGTGCAGCTCTGTGGGGCTTGAAAATGGATGAATCGGATGTTTTCTAATTGTCTAACAAAGGCCACAGAGTTGTATTTTTCACACCTGATCCGTCCATATTGAGTTATTGCTTATTCAGGAGAATTTCTCTTCGTATCTCCTTTGTACACTCAGATCTTATGGAAGGGGAATAGATCCAAAATAAGTATGGATTTACACTGTGAGTGTGTTGTTGGGTTCCAGGGTGATATAGCTCAAATTTTGGAATGAACCCTGAGACGGTGGGGATGACTGAGAAGGCCAGTTTTAAAAATGATACCTGTCATGATGAGTATAACTGGCAAGTGTTAGCGCGACATTATACTCTTTACATCACAAGGTTGTTCATGTTGAAGTTGCATGCTGACATGAGATATTCAGACTGCACCGATGCGTATTGAACACTGTTGATGTACATATGCTGCTGACCTGCAATCACAAGGCTATAACCATATCAACACTAAGAAAGTTCTTGAGGAGAGCTCATCCGAGCCCATGGTTCATGAAGAACCTTTGTTTGCCTCCACCGAATGCTAAAATGCCTGCAAGAGGCCAAAGACCCATCATCCCGACTGCAAGTGACCAAAGACTGAGGAGCTAGGTAGGAACTAATGGACTAAATTCTCACGGTTCATAGGTTAATTATCTTCTCTCATAAGCTTGGCAAAGTACCTGTTTGTCATGCATCTTATTTCTTTATCACTCAAGTTGCTTAACAGTCCTTCATATTACTTTCAAGACATGGTGATTTaagcctactactactactgtttaGCATGATTTGAGCCGATTTACCTAACGAACACTAATATATATCTTTGGCAAGTGGCAGCAGGCAGAACACATGTCTCGAAATCTGGAATGGCACACATTGGCTGAAGAAGATTGTGCCATGATGACGCagctcagcagcagcagcaacaacaacaacaacaacaacaacaacaacaacaacaacaacaaagcctttagtcccaaacaagttgacgCAGCTCAGGAGCAAACCGAAAATAGCCAATGCTGAAATACTGCAGTTCATTCAGCATCTTAGGCGAAAGAGCTGCCCTCGACAACTTCCCTTCGAGAAACTATTCTGAAGTAATGATTTGTTACCGGAAAACAAGTACTGACAAAGCTTGTCTTCTGGCTTCTAGCAATGTTGGTTAACAATTTTAACCATACTTGTAGAAAAGCACAAATTACTCTGTAGCTTGCATGTTATGTCAATTGGTAATCGAAGTTACAATTTACGATCCATTACAAGGGTTCTATTTTCAGCACTATGTTTTCGTGGACGTCAATTGGTAATCAAAGTTACAATTTACGATCCATTACAAGGGTTCTATTCTCAGCACTATGTTTTTGTGAACGACTTTAATGTTATGCTGAAGCAGTTGTCTTCTCCATGAGCCGGTAAAATTATAGTACACTGGCGAGAGAGTCTGTGCCTTGGGTTAAAACCTTGGCTCTTGCTGGGAACTGAAATGGAATATGCTAGTTATGAGTCAGTTCTGACTTTCTCCCAGCCACACAAAATTGGCGCCCGAGGGTTACAAATTACTTGAGCTCAGCAAATGCTCTCCAGAGAGAATTACCTCGAAAGAATTAACTAATCATCTGTTAAAAGATCAAATCCCACTGAATCACCAGTAATCGCCACATGAGCAAACACCATCTCTAAAATGGTGAAACCTCGACGCATCCCTAACCACAATCAGCCGCTGCGTCACCTTGGAAATAATCTTGGTGGCGTTATGGCAGTCCAGACACACCCTAAGGTTCTTGATGATCCTGATCTCCGTCCCCGGTTCTGTATTCAGTAATCCAAAGGCGATGGCCAGTTTTTCGCTGTGCACTTTCACCatattctccttctcttcctcctcgacATCGTACAATGCTGCCTCCGTGTCGGGTTGGTACCCAGCCTCAATCATCTTTGTAGTTAGCTTCTCCAAGTACGAGTAGATGGCGTGTGACTGTGGGTGGGCACGATCACCAGACATGAAGACATGCGGTTTGTCCCCTAGCTCGATTAGAGTACACCCTGGTGTTTTCACCAGCTTCCTGCTCTTTGCTTCCTGCCTCACCCCAGCTGCTTCAGAGTACTGCTTCTTTGATGTGTACAGATTGGAGAGTAGCACATAGTAGCCGGTGTTTTCGGGTTCTAGTTCAAACAACTTCTGGGAGGCCAATTTTGCAAGGTCGGCATCCTTATGAACCATGCAAGCACCAAGTAAAGCCCCCCATACGCCAGGTCCAATGGCGCTCTTGGGGAACTCCGAGATGAGCTCATAAGCCTCCTTGAGCCGACCAGCTCGGCCGAGAAGATCCACCATGCAAGTGCAGTGTTCGATGCCTGGAATGAGCCCGTAATCACTGGTCATTGACCGGAAGGTTGTCCGCCCTTCCTCAACCAATCCTCCATGGCTGCAGGCATAGAGTACTGACAGGAAGGTGGAGCTTGTTGGAAGAAGGTTTGCATCCAACATGTACTTGTAGAGCTTCAAAGCTTCAGCACCTTGACCGTGGAGGCCATATCCGGAGATCATTGCATTCCACGAGACCACATTCTTATTGTCCATTCCGTCGAAGATGCGGCGAGCTTCTGCAATGTTTCCGCACTTCACATACATGTCAATGAGCGCTGTCATGACATAAACATTGAGCTCAAGGTTCTCCTTGGCGATGATCTTGTGTACCCACTTTCCCAGTGACAAAGCTCCAAGCTGTGCACACGCCGACAGAGTGCTCGAGATGGTGAGCGGATTCGGTGGCACATTGAGTGCCTGCATTTTCTGGAAGAGTGCAACGGCCTTCTCTGTCAAACCATTCTGGGCATACCCCGATATCATGGCATTCCATGATTCCATGGTCTTTTCAGGCATTGCATCAAAGGCTTTCCTTGCAG harbors:
- the LOC123411988 gene encoding pentatricopeptide repeat-containing protein At4g30700 produces the protein MPSPRLPPTAAALFADVGALRRSYVRLIALSSTLRHLDQLLAVSLASGHYTLDPAPATSLLLRYASLRAPPRQLLRLFRAFPNPDRFIRNALLRSLPSLRPDLLFPSPDSFSFAFAATSLNASSSRRGIVSPSASARALHGLAVAAGYAGDTFVASALAKLYSTLSRADDARKVFDAVPSPDTVLWNTLLAVLSGSEAMEAFVRMVREGSAQPDSTTLSSVLPAAAEVADVTMGRCVHAFGEKCGLAQHEHVVTALISLYAKCGDMECARRLFDRMVAPDLVAYNALISGYSVNGMVGSSVELFKDLVTLGLRPTSSTLVALIPVHSPFGHEQLTRCLHAHVVKAGFDANAPVSTALTTLYCRLNDMDSARKAFDAMPEKTMESWNAMISGYAQNGLTEKAVALFQKMQALNVPPNPLTISSTLSACAQLGALSLGKWVHKIIAKENLELNVYVMTALIDMYVKCGNIAEARRIFDGMDNKNVVSWNAMISGYGLHGQGAEALKLYKYMLDANLLPTSSTFLSVLYACSHGGLVEEGRTTFRSMTSDYGLIPGIEHCTCMVDLLGRAGRLKEAYELISEFPKSAIGPGVWGALLGACMVHKDADLAKLASQKLFELEPENTGYYVLLSNLYTSKKQYSEAAGVRQEAKSRKLVKTPGCTLIELGDKPHVFMSGDRAHPQSHAIYSYLEKLTTKMIEAGYQPDTEAALYDVEEEEKENMVKVHSEKLAIAFGLLNTEPGTEIRIIKNLRVCLDCHNATKIISKVTQRLIVVRDASRFHHFRDGVCSCGDYW